In a single window of the Clostridiales bacterium genome:
- a CDS encoding DUF4175 domain-containing protein: MQNEIFNKFRKRLVLEGILKAFLLGLAVCGGVEFIVAFITWFVPSFKGGLWLSIGLGLGVGAIVGVLVYFLKYRPTTEDVARRLDRMGMQERMITMLELNGDESYMATAQRENAVGVASTVSSKGLKIGASVVSIVLACVFGIAVGPAMTTVTALSAQGIIDKGGDFIDSITETDVFYEVEYAIGNGSGDGEILGDIVQVVKAGESTLQVTADPDDESVFYEWQDEFGNSLGKNPVRIDTNINNNLVIYAIFAQSDESDDGDEEGDDEGDKNAPSNPGDPNQNGGGGAGGLEDNGSNSVIDGETPYSAVFDEYYRLAMQYLADNGTIPEYLRKIIETYFGVLA, encoded by the coding sequence ATGCAAAACGAAATCTTCAACAAGTTCAGAAAGAGATTGGTTCTCGAAGGAATTCTTAAAGCGTTCCTTTTGGGCCTTGCCGTATGCGGCGGAGTCGAATTCATTGTCGCGTTTATTACGTGGTTCGTGCCGTCGTTTAAGGGTGGCTTATGGCTGTCGATCGGTCTCGGTCTCGGCGTAGGCGCTATTGTCGGCGTGCTTGTATATTTCTTAAAGTACCGTCCTACTACCGAGGACGTGGCGCGCAGGCTCGACCGCATGGGTATGCAGGAGCGTATGATAACCATGCTCGAACTTAACGGCGACGAAAGTTATATGGCTACGGCACAGCGCGAAAACGCGGTCGGTGTTGCGTCGACCGTTTCGAGCAAAGGACTTAAAATAGGCGCTTCGGTCGTGAGTATCGTGCTTGCTTGCGTGTTTGGTATTGCGGTAGGTCCCGCAATGACAACGGTTACTGCGCTCAGCGCGCAAGGCATAATCGACAAAGGCGGCGATTTTATAGACAGCATAACCGAGACGGATGTTTTCTACGAGGTTGAGTATGCGATCGGTAACGGTTCCGGCGACGGCGAGATATTGGGCGATATCGTTCAGGTAGTTAAGGCGGGCGAGTCGACCTTACAGGTTACCGCCGATCCCGACGACGAGTCTGTGTTCTACGAATGGCAAGACGAATTCGGTAATTCGCTCGGCAAGAATCCCGTGCGTATCGACACAAATATAAATAACAACCTGGTGATTTACGCAATATTCGCCCAAAGCGATGAGAGCGACGACGGCGATGAAGAGGGCGACGACGAAGGCGATAAAAACGCGCCGTCCAATCCCGGCGATCCCAACCAGAACGGCGGCGGAGGCGCAGGTGGGCTTGAAGACAACGGCTCTAATAGCGTAATAGACGGCGAAACCCCGTACAGCGCCGTATTCGACGAGTATTACCGTTTGGCAATGCAGTACCTTGCCGACAACGGGACTATTCCCGAATATCTTCGTAAAATAATCGAAACGTATTTCGGAGTACTTGCGTAG
- a CDS encoding GNAT family N-acetyltransferase, giving the protein MKILDDIDYRVEREVLLDAVNFQGGKLIVHDENAAIVDMGDWYKCAFRTASAFAAHKASLRKGNEACVMGANSLDPAEFGIGSLETPPCKSFAYLGAMPPELDLPRGVVIKRLAPSLAETVAKAYNHNPVGYSPERMAEIMRTMGVFGAIADGKLAGFIGRHKEGSMGMLEVFEAFRRKGIASALEKFMIGYVMTFGRTPFCDVFADNAASLALQDKLGMTASNFYTFWLEIE; this is encoded by the coding sequence ATGAAAATTCTTGACGATATTGATTATAGGGTAGAGCGCGAGGTGCTCCTCGACGCGGTTAATTTTCAGGGTGGCAAGCTGATTGTTCATGACGAGAACGCGGCAATAGTAGACATGGGCGATTGGTATAAGTGCGCGTTTCGCACCGCTTCGGCGTTCGCCGCGCATAAGGCGAGTTTGCGTAAGGGTAACGAGGCGTGCGTTATGGGCGCAAACTCTCTCGACCCTGCCGAGTTCGGTATAGGCTCACTCGAAACCCCGCCGTGCAAAAGCTTTGCTTATCTGGGCGCTATGCCGCCCGAGCTCGACTTGCCCAGGGGCGTCGTTATAAAGCGGCTCGCGCCGTCGCTTGCCGAAACGGTGGCTAAGGCGTACAACCATAACCCTGTGGGATACTCGCCAGAGCGCATGGCGGAAATTATGCGTACCATGGGTGTTTTCGGCGCGATAGCGGACGGCAAGCTCGCGGGCTTTATCGGTAGGCATAAGGAAGGCTCTATGGGTATGCTCGAAGTATTCGAAGCTTTCCGAAGAAAGGGGATTGCAAGCGCGCTTGAAAAATTTATGATAGGCTACGTTATGACCTTCGGTCGAACGCCGTTTTGCGACGTCTTCGCCGACAATGCGGCGAGCCTCGCTTTACAAGATAAGCTCGGCATGACGGCGAGCAACTTTTATACTTTTTGGTTGGAGATCGAGTAA